In Ovis canadensis isolate MfBH-ARS-UI-01 breed Bighorn chromosome 11, ARS-UI_OviCan_v2, whole genome shotgun sequence, one genomic interval encodes:
- the LOC138415414 gene encoding CMRF35-like molecule 5: protein MGGRITCLLPALFLLVIPGSSAVLGPRAVRGVEQGSLTVRCRYDPGYEPFVKWWCRGADWSSCRFVVKTIHESEKEVKKGRMSIKDNWKDRSFTVTMEKLRVDDSDTYWCGIERAGADLGDDVDVTIDPAPTEAVSISTRATSNANMFTAPVAPEENQGQLPPLGSVHFLLLVFLKVPLFLGMLGAVLWVNRTLRSSRGKPQENQQPPCSSTLSREKDPQTEEKGIFLRR, encoded by the exons ATGGGAGGCAGGATCACGTGTCTGCTCCCGGCTCTGTTTCTTCTTGTCATCCCAG GCTCATCTGCCGTCTTGGGTCCCAGAGCAGTGAGAGGTGTGGAGCAGGGCTCACTGACCGTGCGGTGTCGATACGACCCTGGGTATGAGCCCTTTGTGAAGTGGTGGTGCCGGGGGGCTGACTGGAGCAGCTGCCGGTTCGTTGTTAAAACGATCCATGAATCAGAGAAGGAGGTGAAGAAGGGCCGCATGTCCATCAAGGACAACTGGAAAGACCGCTCGTTCACTGTGACCATGGAGAAGCTCAGGGTAGACGATTCAGACACTTACTGGTGTGGGATTGAGAGAGCTGGAGCTGACCTGGGGGACGACGTTGATGTGACCATTGACCCAG CACCTACAGAAGCAGTGTCGATCTCCACCCGCGCCACCTCCAATGCCAACATGTTCACAGCACCAGTTGCCCCAGAAGAGAATCAAGGGCAACT GCCCCCGCTGGGCAGCGTCCACTTCCTGCTCCTGGTCTTCCTGAAGGTGCCCCTGTTCCTGGGCATGCTCGGTGCTGTCCTTTGGGTCAACAGGACTCTGAGGAGCTCCAGGGGGAAGCCCCAGGAAAACCAGCAGCCCCCATGCTCTTCAACGTTGTCCAGAGAGAAAGACcctcaaacagaagaaaaaggcatttttctcaggcGATGA